The proteins below are encoded in one region of Paralysiella testudinis:
- a CDS encoding FxsA family protein, with amino-acid sequence MRFLGWALISLLLLEVLSIVLVADWLGGGITFLLMVAGCVIGSLMIRNIGFAAVMVAGASVRNGQGVSLYQLLWPIRFVVAALLLMSPGFVSDIAALILMLPFKGRPLETADFNTGAQRTQRGQYGDVIEGEYTVSDADPVPPSHTLPQDKRE; translated from the coding sequence ATGCGATTTTTGGGATGGGCGCTGATTTCATTGCTATTGCTAGAGGTGTTGTCGATTGTGCTGGTGGCCGATTGGCTGGGCGGTGGCATCACTTTCTTGTTGATGGTGGCCGGCTGCGTGATAGGCTCGCTGATGATTCGCAATATCGGTTTTGCAGCAGTGATGGTGGCTGGGGCATCGGTGCGCAATGGCCAAGGCGTGTCGCTTTACCAGCTGTTGTGGCCGATTCGTTTTGTAGTGGCGGCGCTGTTGTTGATGAGCCCCGGCTTTGTTTCCGATATCGCCGCCTTGATATTGATGCTGCCATTTAAAGGGCGGCCATTGGAAACGGCGGATTTCAATACCGGCGCCCAGCGCACGCAGCGTGGGCAATATGGTGATGTAATTGAAGGCGAATACACGGTGAGCGATGCCGATCCGGTACCACCCAGCCATACCTTGCCGCAAGACAAACGCGAATAA
- a CDS encoding DUF2147 domain-containing protein, with translation MKKLLLALLAVSATGAAFADGIVGKWRTIDDATKKPKAIIQITESGGIYSGRIVALEAGVDPNCGDCDNAQKGKPLVGQTVLRGLRLDGDAYTGGKITDPKSGKVYSAKATVANGGKSLQVRGFMGISALGRTQTWQRVQ, from the coding sequence ATGAAAAAACTGTTGCTGGCACTCTTGGCCGTTTCGGCCACCGGTGCGGCCTTTGCCGACGGCATTGTGGGCAAATGGCGCACCATTGACGATGCCACCAAAAAACCCAAAGCCATTATCCAAATCACCGAGTCCGGCGGCATTTACAGCGGCCGCATTGTGGCATTGGAAGCCGGCGTAGACCCCAATTGCGGCGACTGCGACAACGCCCAAAAAGGCAAGCCCTTGGTAGGGCAAACCGTGTTGCGCGGCCTGCGGCTGGACGGCGATGCCTACACCGGCGGCAAAATCACCGACCCCAAATCGGGCAAGGTTTACAGCGCCAAAGCCACCGTGGCCAACGGCGGCAAATCATTACAGGTGCGCGGTTTTATGGGTATTTCCGCCTTGGGGCGCACCCAAACCTGGCAACGGGTGCAATAA